Genomic window (Tepidisphaeraceae bacterium):
CGACGAGGTTGCAGCGATGGCTGCTTTGTTGCCAGATCAGTCTTTGGCGAGGCCGGCGGCCTGTTTCCAGATCATCAGTTGCGCCAGATGGTAATTCTCGTGCGCTAACAGCATGTAAGACAGCACGTGGCCAATCGTCGGCGCGAAACCACGAATCCGCTCGGGCGACGGCTGCTTGAAGAGCGATGGGTCGGCGCTGCGCACGACCGCGGTGACGGATTCGTGCAACGTACGCATCACCTGCATCGCCTCGGTCAACTGCGGGTAGACGCTGCGATCCGTTACCGGCTTCGAACCCGGGTGCGCCACTGCGGCCCAAGCCGGTGGGCACACAGAGGGCAGGCCGATCATCGTGGCGGTGAAGTCCAATGCCACGCACAGGTGCGTCATCGTCCAAGCGGGATGGTTGCGAACGCCCGCGGGCTGCTCGGCGGCGCGGTCGTCGGGCACGTTCGCCATCACCTCTTCAAGCCAGGCGAGCGAATCGCGAAACTGATCCAGAACGGCATCGGTAAACACCCGGTCCTCCTGTTATGCGTTGGGGCCGCACGTGGACCGTGGACAAGGTAGGCTAAGCCACCTCGTCGTGCCAACGCGCTGCCATGGGAAGCGAAACCGTCGCTGCGGCATAGCCGGGCAAATCGGTTGACCTACGCCTTCGCCTTCTTGCGGCCTTTGGCGTCGGCGACGGCGCTGCGGCAGGCGGAGAAGAAGCCGTGGAGCTCCTCGGCCTTCAGGTTGTTCTCGATGAACTTCTGGGCGTCGGGGAGCTTGGTCTCTTCTTCGAGCACGCCGTGCTCGGTCAGCAGTTCAACGATGCTGTCGTCGACCGGCATCGCGTTCCCCTCGAACGCCGTCATCATGACGTAGGCCTCGACGAACGGGTGGATGTCGGGCAGGTCGCGGAGGAACTGGCGGGCGTCGCGCTTGCTGATCTCCTTCAGGCGGTTCAGCGACAGCGTGTGCTCGCGCTCGAAGATGTTGTTGAGCGCCGTCGTGATCATCGCGACGCGCTTCTCGATGGCGGGGTAGCGGGAACCGAGCAGGCCCTGAATCTCCAGATCGGTGGCGACGCGGAACTCGTTGAGGTCGACGAACTCGTTCTCGATCGCGCGCATCGCCTCGTCGGCGCGGGCGTCGGTGACGTCGTAGCTCATCGCGCCGCGCACGAGCGCCTTGAGCGGTTCCTGTGGTTCCAGCGGCGCGGGCTTGTGCTCGCGCAGCAGCTTGCGCGCGTAAGCCTTCAGTTCCTCAGCGTGTTTCGTGGCGTTTTTCATGGGATGGTCACGGGTCGCTAACTATCGGTCACTAGCGGCCATGGCGGTGTCTCTCTTAAGTTCCTAACCGGTCGTTCGAATTCCTCTGCGAGTGACTAGTGACCAGGGACTAGTGACCCTTCCCTTGTTCATCCTGCTGAACCGACCCAGCCTCGCCGGCGCTAGTTTCGTCGCCTGAGGTGGCCTCATCTTCGTCGCCTGGGGTGGCCTCGACTTCGTCGTCGTCTTCCGTCAGCTCACCACTGGCAATCCGCCGGCGGCGTTCGGCCTCGGCCTGTTCGTCGGCGACCTTCTGCAGGAGGCTCAGCATCTCGAGTTCCTTCGGCAGCTTGTCGTCGATGTTGAACTTCAGGTACGGCGCGACCCGCAGGCTAAGGCTCTTGGTCAGCTTTCCGCGCAGCATTCCGGCCGAGTGCTTCAATGCGTTCAGGGCGGCGGTCTGTTGACCGGCCGTGCCCATGATCGTCACGAAAACGTCGGCGGTCGACAGGTCGGGCGCGACCTTCACGCGCGTCACGCTGACCACGCTGGGCAGGCGCGGGTCGTCGATGTCTCGCTGGATCATCAACGCGATCTCACGCTGAATCGTGCTGCCGAGCATTTCGGTTCTGCGGGTCATGGCCGTACCACTTCATTCATCTTCAACGCATTCAACGCAGAGACTCGGAGGTTTCGCAGAGTGACGCGGAGAGCAAAACGC
Coding sequences:
- the rbfA gene encoding 30S ribosome-binding factor RbfA; amino-acid sequence: MTRRTEMLGSTIQREIALMIQRDIDDPRLPSVVSVTRVKVAPDLSTADVFVTIMGTAGQQTAALNALKHSAGMLRGKLTKSLSLRVAPYLKFNIDDKLPKELEMLSLLQKVADEQAEAERRRRIASGELTEDDDEVEATPGDEDEATSGDETSAGEAGSVQQDEQGKGH
- a CDS encoding DinB family protein encodes the protein MFTDAVLDQFRDSLAWLEEVMANVPDDRAAEQPAGVRNHPAWTMTHLCVALDFTATMIGLPSVCPPAWAAVAHPGSKPVTDRSVYPQLTEAMQVMRTLHESVTAVVRSADPSLFKQPSPERIRGFAPTIGHVLSYMLLAHENYHLAQLMIWKQAAGLAKD